Proteins co-encoded in one Gossypium arboreum isolate Shixiya-1 chromosome 11, ASM2569848v2, whole genome shotgun sequence genomic window:
- the LOC108474213 gene encoding glyceraldehyde-3-phosphate dehydrogenase 2, cytosolic-like: MAKIKIGINGFGRIGRLVARVALQSNDIELVAVNDPFITTDYMTYMFKYDSVHGQWNHHELKVKDSKTLLFGERPVTVFGIRNPEEIPWGETGADYVVESTGVFTDKDKAAAHLKGGAKKVVISAPSKDAPMFVVGVNEKEYKSDLNIVSNASCTTNCLAPLAKVIHDKFGIVEGLMTTVHSITATQKTVDGPSMKDWRGGRAASFNIIPSSTGAAKAVGKVLPALNGKLTGMAFRVPTVDVSVVDLTVRLEKAASYEDIKAAIKKESETNLKGILGYVDEDLVSTDFVGDSRSSIFDAKAGIALSDKFVKLVAWYDNEWGYSTRVIDLIRHMASVN; the protein is encoded by the exons ATGGCAAAGATCAAGATCGGAATCAatg GATTCGGAAGGATTGGACGTTTGGTTGCGAGAGTTGCTCTCCAAAGCAATGATATTGAGCTCGTTGCTGTTAACGATCCTTTCATCACCACTGATTACATG ACCTACATGTTTAAGTACGACAGTGTTCACGGTCAATGGAATCACCATGAACTTAAGGTGAAGGACTCAAAGACCTTGCTCTTTGGCGAAAGGCCTGTCACTGTTTTTGGCATCAG AAACCCTGAGGAAATCCCATGGGGTGAAACCGGAGCTGATTATGTTGTTGAGTCTACCGGTGTTTTCACTGACAAGGACAAAGCTGCTGCTCACTTGAAG GGTGGTGCAAAGAAGGTGGTCATTTCTGCTCCCAGTAAGGATGCCCCCATGTTTGTTGTGGGTGTCAATGAGAAGGAATACAAGTCTGACCTCAACATTGTCTCCAATGCTAGTTGCACTACCAATTGCCTTGCTCCATTGGCTAAG GTCATCCACGACAAGTTTGGCATTGTTGAGGGTCTTATGACCACTGTCCATTCGATTACTG CAACCCAAAAGACCGTTGATGGTCCATCAATGAAGGATTGGAGAGGTGGTAGAGCTGCCTCCTTCAATATCATTCCCAGCAGCACTGGAGCTGCCAAG GCTGTTGGCAAAGTTTTGCCAGCATTGAATGGCAAGCTCACTGGAATGGCTTTCCGTGTTCCCACTGTTGATGTCTCTGTAGTTGACTTAACAGTGAGACTTGAAAAGGCTGCTAGTTATGAAGATATTAAGGCTGCCATCAA GAAAGAATCTGAAACCAACTTGAAGGGAATTCTTGGTTACGTGGATGAAGATTTGGTCTCAACAGACTTTGTTGGAGATTCCAG GTCTAGCATTTTCGATGCCAAGGCTGGAATTGCTTTGAGcgacaaatttgtgaagcttgtTGCTTGGTATGATAACGAGTGGGGTTACAG TACCCGAGTGATTGACTTGATCAGACACATGGCTTCTGTTAACTGA